The Candidatus Limnocylindria bacterium genome window below encodes:
- a CDS encoding DUF983 domain-containing protein: MRRLAAVLLLRCPRCLSGSIWRGLITMNVACPVCGLVFDRESGYFAGAMVVSYALAVPILAAMVLALIKIVGLDTVVALIIGNTAYLVLVPFIFRYSRVLWLHLDWLIDPGEQR, encoded by the coding sequence GTGCGCCGCCTCGCCGCGGTCCTTCTCCTGCGGTGTCCGCGTTGCCTCTCCGGCTCCATCTGGCGGGGACTCATCACGATGAACGTCGCATGTCCGGTCTGCGGCTTGGTGTTCGATCGCGAGTCCGGGTATTTCGCGGGCGCGATGGTCGTCAGCTACGCGCTGGCGGTGCCGATCCTCGCGGCGATGGTCCTCGCGCTCATCAAGATCGTCGGACTCGATACCGTCGTCGCGCTCATCATCGGCAACACCGCGTACCTCGTGCTCGTACCCTTCATCTTCCGGTACTCCCGCGTGCTGTGGCTGCATCTCGACTGGCTGATCGATCCCGGGGAGCAGCGATAA
- a CDS encoding NAD(P)/FAD-dependent oxidoreductase: MSANAHAAVTRSPDTDVLIVGAGHGGLAVAHDLVRAGREVLLVDAHGRVGDAWRTRWDSLRLFTPRDLDGLPGNPFPRGDDPFPSKDEVADYQERYAQEMRLPLRRGAEVRALRRMGDLFEATAGADAIRARSVVIAGGHFTAPRIPDFASRLDPAVLQLHSSDYRRARDLPDGPVVVVGAANSGSEIAVEVARERPTAIAIGTRKPLAPKRFRSPTWWKLALLRDRVFHERTAYIAWLPWPLRAGGYLGADLDAAAIAHGLRLAPRVVDAAANRVRFVDGSDAPARTLIWATGYDVDHSWIEAPKEDGVIPIGGHGRTPVPGLHFVRGRFLFAISRHARDVARDVRNSG, from the coding sequence GTGAGCGCTAACGCGCACGCCGCAGTAACGCGGTCCCCGGACACGGATGTCCTCATCGTGGGCGCGGGTCACGGCGGCCTGGCCGTCGCGCACGACCTCGTCCGCGCCGGGCGCGAGGTGCTCCTGGTCGACGCGCATGGGCGGGTCGGCGACGCCTGGCGCACGCGCTGGGACTCGCTGCGCCTCTTCACGCCGCGCGACCTCGACGGCCTGCCGGGGAACCCGTTCCCTCGGGGCGACGACCCGTTCCCGAGCAAGGACGAAGTCGCCGACTACCAGGAGCGCTACGCGCAGGAGATGCGACTCCCGCTTCGCCGCGGTGCCGAGGTGCGAGCGCTGCGCCGGATGGGCGATCTCTTCGAAGCGACAGCCGGTGCCGACGCGATCCGCGCGCGCTCGGTCGTCATCGCGGGCGGCCACTTCACTGCCCCGCGCATCCCCGACTTCGCGTCGCGCCTCGATCCGGCGGTGCTTCAGCTCCACAGCAGCGACTACCGTAGAGCCCGCGATCTTCCCGATGGCCCGGTGGTCGTCGTTGGCGCGGCGAACTCGGGGAGTGAGATCGCGGTCGAGGTGGCACGCGAGCGGCCGACGGCGATCGCCATCGGAACGCGCAAGCCGCTGGCGCCAAAGCGTTTTCGCTCGCCGACCTGGTGGAAGCTCGCGCTCCTGCGCGACCGTGTCTTCCACGAGCGCACCGCCTACATCGCGTGGCTCCCGTGGCCGCTTCGCGCCGGTGGTTACCTTGGGGCCGATCTCGATGCGGCCGCGATCGCGCATGGACTACGGCTCGCGCCTCGCGTCGTCGATGCCGCTGCCAACAGGGTCCGCTTCGTCGATGGCAGCGATGCGCCAGCGCGCACGCTCATCTGGGCAACGGGGTACGACGTGGATCACTCTTGGATCGAAGCTCCGAAGGAGGACGGTGTGATCCCTATCGGTGGTCATGGACGCACGCCGGTCCCAGGCCTCCACTTCGTTCGTGGCCGTTTCCTCTTCGCGATCTCACGCCACGCGCGCGATGTCGCGCGCGACGTCCGCAACTCGGGCTGA
- a CDS encoding YggT family protein, translated as MTTTQRDDHPTERVERVERYEQVRERPVTTTPAASNVNVGSTGATSVWTATNVVTLIFTVLEVLLLLRIVFKLTGANSNQPLIRALYGATEPLVRPFQGIFPEPQGPPVLDIAALLSIVFLFLVALLIVALVRAITNPRRV; from the coding sequence ATGACGACCACACAACGTGACGACCATCCCACCGAACGCGTCGAGCGTGTCGAGCGGTACGAACAGGTGCGCGAGCGACCGGTGACTACGACGCCCGCTGCGTCGAACGTCAACGTCGGGTCGACCGGCGCCACTTCTGTCTGGACCGCCACGAACGTCGTGACGCTGATCTTCACGGTCCTCGAGGTCTTGCTCCTGCTCCGCATCGTCTTCAAGCTCACCGGAGCGAATTCGAACCAGCCCCTCATCCGCGCGCTGTACGGCGCGACCGAGCCGCTGGTGCGACCGTTCCAGGGGATCTTCCCCGAGCCGCAGGGCCCGCCGGTACTCGACATCGCGGCGCTGCTTTCGATCGTGTTCCTGTTCCTCGTCGCGCTCCTCATCGTCGCGCTCGTGCGCGCGATCACGAACCCGAGGCGCGTCTAA
- a CDS encoding thioesterase family protein, producing MEPFPFQHRQRVRFGETDMQNVVYYANYLLYAEVGRVAYMRELGLLHSDMAAKGLDFTIGEASVRYRAPLRFDDEFDIKVRVGEVRHSSWAFEYAVDRADGLHCARMATVQVMIDRATLRATRIPAELRRMLETAQDAAAARQAR from the coding sequence GTGGAGCCATTCCCTTTCCAGCACCGGCAGCGCGTACGGTTCGGTGAAACGGACATGCAGAACGTCGTCTACTACGCGAACTATCTCCTCTATGCCGAGGTCGGACGTGTCGCGTACATGCGCGAGCTGGGCCTTCTGCACAGCGATATGGCCGCGAAGGGACTCGACTTCACGATCGGTGAAGCAAGCGTGCGCTATCGCGCGCCGCTGCGATTCGATGACGAGTTCGACATCAAGGTGCGCGTTGGCGAGGTCCGTCACTCCTCGTGGGCGTTCGAGTACGCGGTCGATCGTGCAGATGGGCTGCACTGCGCGAGGATGGCGACCGTGCAGGTCATGATCGACCGCGCGACCCTACGCGCGACGCGCATCCCGGCGGAGCTTCGCCGGATGCTGGAGACGGCGCAGGACGCGGCGGCCGCGCGGCAGGCTAGGTAG